A window of the Microbacterium sp. AZCO genome harbors these coding sequences:
- the nrdR gene encoding transcriptional regulator NrdR, with amino-acid sequence MHCPFCRHPDSRVIDSRTSDDGLSIRRRRQCPECGGRFSTIETASLNVIKRSGVIESFSREKVMSGVRKACQGRPVTEADLAVLAQTVEEAVRQTGASQVDTNEIGLAILGPLRALDEVAYLRFASVYQAFDSLEDFESAIEQLRADHAPARGSAES; translated from the coding sequence ATGCACTGCCCTTTCTGCCGTCATCCCGATTCGCGGGTCATCGACTCGCGCACGAGCGACGACGGGCTCAGCATCCGCCGCCGCCGTCAGTGTCCGGAGTGCGGCGGACGCTTCTCGACGATCGAGACCGCGAGCCTGAACGTCATCAAGCGGTCCGGCGTCATCGAGTCGTTCAGCCGCGAGAAGGTCATGTCCGGTGTGCGCAAGGCCTGCCAGGGCCGCCCCGTCACCGAGGCCGACCTCGCCGTGCTGGCGCAGACGGTCGAGGAGGCCGTGCGTCAGACCGGAGCCTCGCAGGTCGACACGAACGAGATCGGCCTCGCGATCCTCGGGCCGCTCCGCGCGCTCGATGAGGTCGCCTACCTCCGCTTCGCGAGCGTGTACCAGGCTTTCGACTCACTCGAGGACTTCGAGAGCGCGATCGAGCAGCTGCGCGCCGACCACGCG